One Chiloscyllium punctatum isolate Juve2018m chromosome 19, sChiPun1.3, whole genome shotgun sequence genomic window carries:
- the fam222ba gene encoding protein FAM222B — protein MRSAQYPTPAELDAYAKKVANNPLTIKIFPNSVKVPQRKHLRRTVNGLDTLGQRFSPYPSQASSNRGLLAIVKLPTKRIVKDFVGTRARLLPDMNPPSAPYAAPSTLSHPQNMLLQPGLHGYRKMRPDGDAPPNVTVSTSTIPLSMAANLQQNRPSDLNSIVHQIYQMCQASAGLTTTSVCEGQIANPSPISRNVLIHASTRVSGHGVPGHLPPCIVNPGDPAITMTAIAPGSIAMGNMNRMQAAYQNDIDSATWHQHQLAQLQHLTRDTGTGHPNKFHREISAAGLTSKTLSYPAELYLGQPYNLRVPGDKLSPSPPVNGIQGALPYSNGQYFQPIWNNILPTPNSDSSGSQDLGMVFHGGASGPVDCVAGTPLRAGAGSSSQTNVLQTVDYLGGDYQNSCFRDQTMGMLGKIHRPPVSRGPEPNLHQNGHVHHPVYR, from the coding sequence ATGAGATCTGCACAGTACCCAACCCCAGCAGAATTGGATGCATATGCTAAGAAAGTTGCCAACAATCCACTCACCATAAAAATCTTTCCAAATAGTGTCAAAGTACCACAAAGAAAACACCTTCGTCGTACGGTGAACGGTTTGGATACTTTGGGCCAGCGATTCAGTCCCTACCCTTCTCAGGCTAGCTCGAACCGTGGTTTACTTGCAATTGTCAAGCTGCCCACCAAGAGGATTGTGAAAGACTTTGTCGGAACCCGCGCGAGGTTGCTGCCAGACATGAACCCCCCGTCTGCTCCCTATGCTGCACCTAGCACTTTATCCCACCCGCAAAACATGCTGCTACAACCGGGTTTACATGGATACCGGAAGATGCGCCCGGACGGGGATGCCCCTCCCAACGTCACGGTGTCTACCTCAACTATTCCACTCTCCATGGCTGCTAACCTGCAGCAGAACAGGCCCTCTGACTTGAACAGCATTGTGCACCAGATATACCAGATGTGCCAGGCCAGTGCGGGCCTTACCACTacctcagtctgtgagggacagATCGCCAACCCCAGCCCCATCAGCCGCAATGTGTTGATTCACGCTAGCACTAGGGTGTCTGGTCATGGTGTGCCAGGTCACCTGCCCCCCTGCATTGTGAACCCGGGGGACCCAGCCATCACCATGACAGCCATTGCCCCTGGCAGCATTGCCATGGGCAATATGAACAGGATGCAAGCAGCCTACCAGAATGACATAGATTCTGCCACATGGCACCAGCACCAGTTGGCACAGTTGCAACATCTGACTAGAGACACTGGCACTGGGCATCCCAACAAGTTCCACAGAGAGATTTCTGCTGCAGGGTTGACTAGCAAGACGTTGAGTTACCCTGCCGAGCTGTACCTGGGCCAGCCTTATAATCTGAGAGTTCCTGGAGATAAATTGTCGCCATCTCCCCCAGTCAATGGAATCCAGGGGGCTTTGCCATATTCCAATGGGCAGTACTTCCAGCCAATATGGAACAATATCCTTCCGACTCCCAACAGCGACAGCTCTGGGTCCCAGGACCTGGGCATGGTGTTTCACGGAGGAGCCTCTGGCCCAGTGGACTGTGTGGCGGGGACTCCTCTTCGAGCTGGAGCTGGTTCCTccagccaaaccaatgtcctgcagaCTGTGGATTACCTGGGTGGGGACTACCAGAACTCCTGCTTTAGGGACCAGACTATGGGGATGTTGGGGAAAATCCACAGGCCCCCCGTCAGCCGAGGTCCAGAACCAAATCTCCATCAGAATGGTCATGTTCATCACCCTGTGTACAGATGA